Proteins encoded within one genomic window of uncultured Sphingopyxis sp.:
- a CDS encoding trehalose-6-phosphate synthase, protein MSRLIVVSNRVSVAKGRGAAGAQGGLAVAMSAALRKRGGIWFGWSGNEVEQFTGQLTMERVDGFTTATIDLEPHDVDEYYNGYANRTLWPLFHYRIDLAEYENEFGRGYERVNEQFANSLYPLIEEEDVVWVQDYHFLPLGERLRAQGVTNRIGLFLHIPWPPTRLLVSLPHHERLVAAMLRYDVIGFQSVEWLESFLHYCRKEHGAEVDEDSGTVRIGDRSTIARAFPIGIDHAEFMALGETEIARRSQQRLAGSARKRIIAIGVDRLDYSKGLPERIDALERLFSSHDDMVNELLFVQIAPPSREDVRSYQQIRATLEQKTGQFNGAHSDVDLVPIRYVNRGFGRAELFGFYRAAKIGLVTPLRDGMNLVAKEYVAAQDPEDPGVLILSRFAGAAEQLTDALLVNPHDGGEVARAIWTAMQMPLAERKARWEKLYAVVRDADVIGWADDFLSALTQDPTLPET, encoded by the coding sequence ATGAGCCGGCTGATCGTCGTTTCGAACCGCGTGTCGGTCGCGAAGGGGCGCGGCGCCGCAGGCGCGCAAGGTGGCCTTGCGGTCGCGATGAGCGCGGCGCTGCGCAAGCGCGGCGGCATCTGGTTCGGCTGGTCGGGAAACGAGGTCGAACAATTCACGGGCCAGCTCACGATGGAACGCGTCGATGGCTTCACCACCGCGACGATCGATCTCGAACCCCACGACGTCGACGAATATTACAACGGCTACGCCAACCGCACGTTGTGGCCGCTCTTTCACTATCGGATCGATCTCGCCGAATATGAGAATGAGTTCGGCCGCGGCTATGAACGCGTCAACGAACAGTTCGCGAACAGCCTTTATCCGCTGATCGAGGAGGAGGATGTCGTCTGGGTGCAGGATTATCATTTCCTGCCGCTCGGCGAACGGCTGCGCGCGCAGGGGGTGACGAACCGCATCGGCCTGTTCCTGCATATCCCCTGGCCGCCGACCCGCCTGCTCGTCTCGCTCCCGCATCACGAGCGGCTCGTCGCCGCGATGCTCCGCTATGACGTCATCGGCTTTCAGTCGGTCGAATGGCTCGAAAGCTTCCTGCATTATTGCCGCAAGGAACATGGGGCGGAGGTCGATGAAGACAGCGGCACCGTCCGTATCGGCGACCGCAGCACCATCGCCCGCGCCTTTCCCATCGGCATCGACCATGCCGAATTCATGGCGCTCGGCGAGACCGAGATCGCCCGGCGGTCGCAGCAGCGGCTCGCAGGCAGCGCGCGCAAGCGCATAATCGCGATCGGAGTCGACCGGCTCGATTACAGCAAGGGGCTTCCCGAACGGATCGACGCGCTCGAACGACTCTTCTCCAGCCACGACGACATGGTCAACGAGCTGCTGTTCGTCCAGATCGCCCCGCCCTCGCGCGAGGATGTCCGATCATACCAGCAGATCCGCGCGACGCTCGAACAGAAAACCGGCCAGTTTAACGGCGCGCATTCGGACGTCGACCTCGTCCCGATCCGCTATGTCAACCGGGGTTTCGGGCGCGCCGAACTGTTCGGTTTCTATCGCGCCGCGAAAATCGGCCTCGTTACCCCGCTCCGCGACGGGATGAACCTCGTCGCCAAGGAATATGTCGCCGCGCAGGACCCCGAAGACCCGGGCGTGCTCATCCTCTCCCGCTTCGCGGGCGCGGCCGAACAACTCACCGACGCGTTGCTGGTCAATCCGCACGATGGCGGCGAGGTCGCGCGCGCGATCTGGACCGCGATGCAGATGCCGCTCGCGGAGCGCAAGGCGCGTTGGGAAAAGCTCTACGCCGTCGTTCGCGATGCCGATGTCATCGGCTGGGCGGACGATTTCCTGTCGGCGCTCACGCAGGATCCAACTCTGCCGGAAACGTGA
- a CDS encoding glycoside hydrolase family 15 protein → MSDLSLWPIGNCQVSALVDGAAGLVWGCVPRVDGDPVFCALMNGERQDEGIWRFALEGQVRAVPRYSRNTPILVTRLEAADGSAVDIIDFCPRAERSGRMYRPVAYARIVRPVAGSPRIRMNLSPMRDHGAERAPTTRGTNHIRYLIGNQPLRLTTDAPVGYLMQELAFRVESDLHFFLGPDEPFTGNVRESLRGMEEATGQYWRSWVRGLATPMDWQDAVIRAAITLKLCQHEETGAIVAALTTSIPEAPHSERNWDYRYCWIRDAYYTVQALNRLGALDVLEKYLAYLRNIVDRAAGGQIQPLYSVMGVAELDEGVAEHLAGYRGMGPVRIGNAAYQQVQHDAYGQIVLPTVQGFFDQRLFRMADERDFESLESVGEVAWAMHDQPDAGLWEFRTRQLVHTYSAVMSWAACDRLGNVAARIGKPDREAWWNGRAAKIRDTIEREAWDEAAGHYGAAFGHAHLDASLLQMVELRYIRADDPRFQATFAAIEKALRRGEHMLRYDSEDDFGLPETAFNFCTFWLIEALHLCGRSDEARELFEKMLAHRTPSGLLSEDLDFENGELWGNFPQTYSLVGIIHCAGLLSRGWDTVR, encoded by the coding sequence GTGAGCGACCTGTCCCTCTGGCCGATCGGCAATTGCCAGGTCAGCGCGCTCGTCGATGGCGCGGCGGGGCTCGTATGGGGATGCGTCCCGCGTGTCGATGGCGACCCCGTCTTCTGCGCGCTGATGAACGGCGAGCGGCAGGACGAGGGCATATGGCGCTTCGCGCTCGAAGGACAGGTGCGCGCCGTCCCGCGATACAGCCGCAATACGCCGATCCTCGTCACCCGCCTCGAAGCCGCCGACGGCAGCGCGGTCGACATAATCGACTTCTGCCCGCGCGCCGAACGCTCGGGACGCATGTACCGGCCCGTCGCCTATGCGCGCATCGTCCGTCCCGTGGCCGGCAGCCCGCGTATCCGCATGAACCTGTCGCCGATGCGCGACCATGGCGCCGAGCGCGCGCCGACGACGCGCGGCACCAACCATATCCGCTACCTGATCGGCAACCAGCCGCTCCGCCTCACCACCGACGCGCCGGTCGGCTATCTCATGCAGGAGCTCGCTTTCCGCGTCGAATCCGACCTCCATTTCTTCCTCGGCCCCGACGAGCCCTTTACCGGCAACGTCCGCGAATCGCTGCGCGGGATGGAGGAAGCGACGGGCCAATATTGGCGCAGCTGGGTACGCGGGCTCGCGACGCCGATGGACTGGCAGGACGCGGTGATCCGCGCCGCGATCACGCTCAAGCTCTGCCAGCATGAGGAAACCGGCGCGATCGTCGCCGCGCTGACCACCTCTATCCCCGAGGCGCCGCACAGCGAGCGCAACTGGGATTATCGCTATTGCTGGATTCGCGACGCCTATTACACGGTGCAGGCGCTCAACCGGCTCGGCGCGCTCGACGTGCTCGAAAAATATCTCGCCTATCTGCGCAACATCGTCGATCGCGCCGCGGGCGGGCAGATCCAACCGCTCTATTCGGTGATGGGCGTCGCCGAACTCGACGAGGGCGTCGCCGAACATCTCGCCGGTTATCGCGGCATGGGGCCAGTGCGCATCGGCAACGCCGCCTATCAGCAGGTCCAGCACGATGCCTACGGCCAGATCGTGCTGCCGACGGTGCAGGGCTTTTTCGATCAGCGGCTCTTTCGCATGGCCGACGAGCGCGATTTCGAAAGCCTCGAAAGCGTCGGCGAGGTCGCGTGGGCGATGCACGATCAGCCCGACGCGGGCCTGTGGGAATTTCGCACTCGGCAGCTCGTCCATACCTATTCGGCGGTGATGAGCTGGGCGGCGTGCGACCGGCTCGGCAATGTCGCGGCGCGCATCGGCAAGCCCGACCGCGAAGCCTGGTGGAACGGCCGCGCGGCGAAGATCCGCGATACGATCGAGCGCGAGGCGTGGGACGAGGCGGCGGGCCATTATGGCGCCGCCTTCGGCCACGCCCACCTCGACGCCAGCCTGCTCCAGATGGTCGAGCTGCGCTATATCCGCGCCGACGATCCGCGTTTCCAAGCGACATTCGCAGCGATCGAAAAGGCGCTGCGCCGCGGCGAGCATATGCTGCGGTACGATAGCGAGGATGATTTCGGCCTGCCCGAGACCGCCTTCAACTTCTGCACTTTCTGGCTGATCGAGGCGCTGCACCTGTGCGGCCGGAGCGACGAGGCGCGCGAGCTGTTCGAAAAGATGCTCGCGCACCGGACGCCGTCGGGCCTGCTCTCCGAAGATCTCGATTTCGAGAATGGCGAACTGTGGGGCAATTTCCCGCAGACCTATTCGCTCGTCGGCATCATCCATTGCGCCGGCCTGCTGTCGCGCGGCTGGGACACGGTGCGATGA
- the otsB gene encoding trehalose-phosphatase — protein sequence MALFLDFDGTLVEIAETPDAILVPDDLVRRLERLAGRMDGRLALITGRSLSDIGSHLAHGSIRVVGSHGAEDGDAAGPAAPLARAASAAIAALVGEWPGLLVETKPHGVAIHYRQEPDAEKAVFTLMDDIAEREGLAVRRGKMVVELGPVQANKGRAVARLMRRPPFAGAKPVFIGDDITDEDGFAAAAAAGGHGILVGAPRPTAAHYRLQNTREVYHWLGL from the coding sequence GTGGCGCTCTTTCTGGATTTCGACGGCACGCTCGTTGAAATCGCGGAAACGCCGGACGCGATCCTGGTTCCCGACGATCTGGTGCGGCGCCTCGAGCGTCTCGCGGGGCGGATGGATGGCCGCCTCGCGCTGATCACCGGGCGGTCGCTTTCGGATATAGGCAGCCATCTGGCGCATGGATCGATCAGGGTCGTGGGGTCGCACGGCGCCGAAGATGGCGACGCCGCCGGTCCCGCCGCTCCGCTCGCGCGCGCGGCGTCGGCGGCGATCGCGGCGCTCGTGGGCGAGTGGCCCGGCCTTCTCGTCGAGACCAAGCCGCACGGCGTCGCAATTCATTACCGGCAGGAACCAGATGCCGAGAAAGCCGTCTTTACCCTCATGGATGACATTGCCGAGCGCGAAGGCCTGGCCGTGCGGCGGGGCAAGATGGTTGTCGAACTGGGACCGGTCCAAGCCAACAAGGGACGGGCCGTGGCGCGGCTGATGCGCCGTCCGCCCTTCGCCGGCGCCAAGCCCGTCTTCATCGGCGACGACATCACCGACGAAGACGGTTTCGCCGCCGCCGCCGCCGCGGGCGGGCACGGCATTCTCGTCGGCGCGCCGCGTCCGACCGCCGCCCATTACCGGCTGCAAAACACGCGGGAGGTCTATCATTGGCTGGGCCTGTGA
- a CDS encoding chloride channel protein — protein sequence MSLLSARAIPGHQLADHSVDRRMILLACMAPVIGTGGAFGAWLLLKSIAIATNLFWFGRLSAQEAEITDATVGLAMVAIPVIGGLIIGAMARFGSEKIRGHGIPEAIETILFGESRLSLKVAILKPISAAISIGSGGPFGAEGPVIMTGGAIGSLFAQCFHLSAAERKTLLVAGAAAGMVAIFGTPMAAILLAVEVLLFEWKPRSFVPVVISVLVAAVWRPELIDQGPMFPAIWPLPATGWIIAAAAGIGVAVGLLAALLSSLLYRIEDLFHRLPVHWMWWPAIGAVVVGVGGLIDARVLGAGYSNIQTLVDGSMALRAAIVLLAVKAVVWLVALGSGTSGGVLAPLLILGGAAGCIAGLWLPGSTGFWAMIGMAGIMSGAMRAPLTGAIFAAELTGRFDALPAVIAASGFAYAISVLCMRRSILTEKIARRGRHILQEYTVDPLDLQQAGQLMTPDPATLPADMTVQAALRFFTEEATHRSYPVVDAEGRLVGLASRSDALRWKAGAFDENISLAETLSDASQTTAYPETPCGVIADLIVETGVARVPIVDRDTHKVVGILSRQDLLKARRAQRSSETRRTRFGR from the coding sequence GTGAGCCTTCTTTCTGCACGGGCGATCCCCGGCCATCAACTGGCTGACCACAGCGTCGATCGCCGAATGATATTGCTGGCCTGCATGGCGCCGGTCATCGGGACCGGCGGCGCATTCGGCGCATGGCTGCTGCTCAAATCGATCGCGATCGCCACCAACCTCTTCTGGTTCGGCCGTCTTTCGGCGCAAGAAGCCGAAATCACCGATGCCACCGTGGGCCTTGCCATGGTGGCGATTCCGGTGATCGGCGGCCTGATCATCGGCGCGATGGCGCGCTTCGGCTCGGAGAAGATCAGGGGTCACGGCATTCCCGAAGCGATCGAGACGATCCTGTTCGGCGAAAGCAGGCTGTCGCTGAAAGTTGCGATTCTCAAACCGATCTCGGCGGCCATTTCGATCGGAAGCGGCGGGCCGTTCGGCGCCGAAGGCCCCGTCATCATGACCGGCGGCGCGATCGGATCGCTCTTTGCCCAATGTTTTCACCTGAGCGCCGCGGAACGAAAGACGTTGCTGGTCGCGGGCGCGGCGGCCGGCATGGTCGCGATATTCGGGACCCCAATGGCCGCGATCCTGCTGGCGGTCGAAGTTCTCCTGTTCGAGTGGAAGCCGAGAAGCTTTGTGCCCGTCGTGATCAGCGTGCTCGTGGCCGCGGTGTGGAGACCCGAGTTGATCGATCAGGGGCCGATGTTTCCCGCCATCTGGCCGCTTCCGGCCACCGGCTGGATTATCGCCGCGGCCGCCGGGATCGGCGTGGCCGTCGGATTGCTCGCGGCGCTCCTCTCCAGCCTTCTCTACCGGATCGAAGACCTGTTCCACCGCCTTCCCGTCCACTGGATGTGGTGGCCGGCGATCGGCGCGGTCGTCGTCGGCGTGGGCGGATTGATCGATGCGCGTGTCCTGGGTGCCGGCTATTCCAATATCCAGACGCTGGTCGACGGCTCGATGGCCTTGCGCGCGGCAATCGTCCTGCTGGCGGTCAAAGCGGTCGTCTGGCTTGTCGCCCTGGGCTCCGGGACATCGGGCGGCGTGCTCGCCCCGCTCCTGATTCTCGGCGGAGCGGCGGGTTGCATCGCCGGCCTGTGGCTGCCGGGCTCGACGGGTTTCTGGGCCATGATAGGCATGGCGGGAATCATGAGCGGCGCCATGCGCGCGCCGCTCACCGGCGCCATATTCGCCGCCGAACTGACGGGCCGTTTCGACGCGCTTCCAGCAGTGATCGCAGCGTCGGGATTCGCCTATGCGATCAGCGTGCTTTGCATGAGGCGCTCCATCCTCACCGAAAAAATCGCCCGGCGCGGACGGCACATCCTGCAGGAATATACCGTCGACCCGCTCGATTTGCAGCAGGCGGGCCAGCTTATGACCCCCGACCCCGCAACCCTGCCGGCGGACATGACGGTCCAAGCCGCGTTGCGCTTCTTTACCGAAGAGGCGACCCATCGCAGCTATCCGGTCGTGGATGCCGAAGGGCGTCTGGTCGGGCTCGCATCGCGATCGGACGCCCTTCGATGGAAAGCGGGCGCGTTCGACGAGAATATTTCGCTCGCCGAAACGCTTTCGGACGCGTCGCAGACCACCGCATATCCCGAAACCCCGTGCGGCGTCATTGCGGACCTCATTGTCGAGACGGGTGTCGCCCGGGTGCCTATCGTCGATCGGGACACGCACAAGGTCGTCGGCATCCTCTCGCGGCAGGACTTGCTCAAGGCGCGAAGGGCGCAGCGGAGTTCAGAGACGCGGCGAACCAGATTCGGCCGATAG
- a CDS encoding helix-turn-helix domain-containing protein, producing the protein MASDLTDTDYAALAEFRFALRRFQMFSEAKAGEAGLTPQQHQALLAIRAADPDSATVGYVAQRLLVKPHTASGLIDRLEAIGLVRREPAPLDRRRALLRLTPRATEILSGLSSAHREEIRRLQPLLVEHLTRLT; encoded by the coding sequence ATGGCTTCTGATTTGACCGATACCGACTATGCCGCGCTCGCGGAATTTCGTTTCGCGCTGCGGCGCTTTCAGATGTTCAGCGAAGCCAAGGCGGGGGAAGCAGGGCTGACGCCGCAACAGCATCAGGCACTGCTCGCGATCCGGGCGGCGGACCCCGACAGTGCGACGGTCGGATATGTGGCGCAGCGCCTGCTCGTGAAGCCGCACACCGCCTCCGGACTGATCGACCGGCTCGAAGCGATCGGCCTCGTCCGGCGCGAGCCCGCACCATTGGATCGGCGGCGTGCGCTGCTGCGGCTCACGCCCCGGGCGACCGAAATATTGTCGGGCCTCTCCTCGGCGCATCGGGAAGAGATACGCCGGCTCCAGCCCCTGCTTGTCGAGCATCTGACCCGCTTGACATAA
- a CDS encoding NAD kinase: protein MQRKIALVASNAPAAMEAEADLRPLYDFVELAEADLLIALGGDGFLLHMLHQLLDQRRSLPVFGMNRGTIGFLMNEFRVEGLLDRIAAARPYLIHPLSGDITTISGERHILPAINEISLLRETRQAAKLEVMINERTMLEELACDGVLVSTPAGSTAYNLSANGPILPLDSAMLAITPISPFRPRRWRGALVPESTSIRFNVREAAKRPVSAVADQREIRDVKTVLVTTDRSRPLTLLFDPDQGLDERIAMEQFVV from the coding sequence ATGCAACGCAAGATCGCACTCGTCGCGTCGAACGCGCCCGCGGCCATGGAAGCGGAGGCCGACCTGCGCCCGCTCTACGATTTCGTCGAGCTGGCCGAGGCCGACCTTTTGATCGCGCTCGGCGGCGACGGGTTCCTGCTGCACATGCTGCACCAGTTGCTCGACCAGCGCCGCAGCCTCCCCGTCTTCGGGATGAACCGCGGCACGATCGGCTTTCTGATGAACGAGTTTCGCGTCGAGGGGCTGCTCGACCGCATCGCGGCGGCACGTCCCTATCTGATCCATCCGCTGTCGGGCGACATCACGACGATCAGCGGCGAGCGGCACATTTTGCCCGCGATCAACGAAATCTCGCTGCTCCGCGAAACGCGCCAGGCGGCGAAGCTCGAGGTGATGATCAACGAGAGGACGATGCTCGAGGAGTTGGCGTGCGACGGCGTGCTCGTCTCGACCCCCGCCGGATCGACCGCCTACAACCTCAGCGCCAACGGCCCGATTCTGCCGCTCGATTCGGCGATGCTCGCGATCACGCCGATCAGCCCTTTCCGCCCGCGGCGCTGGCGCGGCGCGCTCGTCCCCGAATCGACGAGCATCCGCTTCAACGTCCGCGAGGCCGCGAAACGCCCGGTCAGCGCGGTCGCCGACCAGCGCGAAATTCGCGACGTGAAGACGGTATTGGTGACCACCGACCGCAGCCGGCCGCTGACTTTGCTGTTCGATCCCGACCAGGGCCTCGACGAACGCATCGCGATGGAACAATTTGTCGTCTGA
- the moaA gene encoding GTP 3',8-cyclase MoaA has translation MSVAVPLSHYAASPAPLIDGLGRRISYLRLSVTDRCDLRCRYCMAEDMAFLPKSAVLSIEEMAELAARFVARGVRRIRLTGGEPLVRRGIDTLATRLGALIGHGLDELTLTTNAMRLAEHAPMLAAAGVRRINVSLDTLDPAAFRHITRVGDLDVALRGIDAARSAGLAVKINMVALAGLNEDQLLPMLDYCAAAGCDLTLIETMPLGEIESDRSDHYIPLHHFVAPLREVRAIYPVDKRTGGPARYFAVEDSPVTLGLITPLSDNFCATCNRIRLTVEGRIYMCLGQDDHVDLRAALRDGGDVDGLIDRALAGKPRAHDFHIERKSKPAVARHMSATGG, from the coding sequence ATGTCCGTGGCTGTCCCATTATCTCACTACGCCGCGTCGCCGGCGCCCCTGATCGACGGACTTGGCCGGCGGATCAGCTACTTGCGCCTGTCGGTGACCGATCGCTGCGACTTGCGTTGCCGTTACTGCATGGCCGAAGACATGGCCTTCCTGCCCAAGTCGGCGGTGCTCAGCATCGAGGAAATGGCCGAGCTCGCAGCCCGCTTCGTCGCGCGCGGCGTCCGCCGCATCCGCCTCACCGGCGGCGAGCCGCTCGTGCGGCGCGGGATCGACACGCTCGCGACGCGCCTCGGCGCGCTGATCGGCCACGGGCTCGACGAACTGACGCTGACCACCAACGCGATGCGGCTCGCCGAACATGCGCCGATGCTTGCGGCGGCGGGCGTCCGCCGGATCAACGTCAGCCTCGACACGCTCGATCCGGCGGCGTTCCGGCACATCACGCGCGTCGGCGATCTCGATGTCGCGCTGCGCGGGATCGACGCGGCGCGCAGCGCGGGGCTCGCGGTCAAGATCAACATGGTCGCGCTCGCCGGGCTCAACGAGGATCAGCTGCTCCCGATGCTCGACTATTGCGCGGCGGCGGGCTGCGACCTCACGCTGATCGAGACGATGCCGCTCGGTGAGATCGAGAGCGACCGCAGCGATCACTACATCCCGCTCCACCATTTCGTCGCGCCGCTGCGCGAGGTGCGCGCCATCTATCCGGTCGACAAACGCACCGGCGGCCCCGCGCGCTATTTCGCGGTCGAGGACAGCCCGGTGACGCTCGGCCTGATCACGCCGCTCAGCGACAATTTCTGCGCGACGTGCAACCGCATCCGCCTGACCGTCGAGGGCCGCATCTATATGTGCCTCGGCCAGGACGATCATGTCGATCTGCGCGCTGCGCTCCGCGACGGCGGCGATGTCGACGGCTTGATCGATCGCGCTTTGGCTGGCAAACCCCGCGCGCATGACTTTCATATCGAACGAAAGTCCAAACCGGCGGTCGCGCGTCATATGAGTGCAACGGGCGGCTGA
- a CDS encoding GGDEF domain-containing phosphodiesterase — protein MNRLSESLFTCARKLEAMHARYDADVGVILVQVDQMARINNSAGTATGDSVLDEIGRRLENFASDEFGQGSCVDRLDGPRFLIVPATPLSLGALRAQERALHVALAEPIVGDPHGRLSIRIAAALITQGESVAEQLRAAGDQLARPASARDGVMVRAALARNEVVIHYQPQYDVATGEMTGVEALLRWQHPELGLLGAGPLVTAARAARLECELTEHAHRVALAEMATWPRALAKLRVSLNITAADLGDPEFAGRFAAMAKAAKVDPDRLTLELTEQAMLSDPASAADQLAQIRALGVAVAIDDFGTGYSSLSLLARLPIDYLKIDSGFTRTIDGSDRDRIVVRAIVDLARALGLLVVAEGIENERQLARLSELGVATWQGFLKSGPVPAGDLAALL, from the coding sequence ATGAATCGCCTGTCCGAATCCCTGTTCACCTGCGCCCGCAAACTCGAAGCCATGCACGCCCGGTACGACGCCGACGTCGGCGTCATTCTGGTTCAGGTCGACCAGATGGCGCGCATCAACAACAGCGCCGGGACGGCGACGGGCGATTCGGTGCTCGACGAGATCGGGCGGCGGCTCGAAAATTTCGCGAGCGACGAATTCGGTCAGGGATCGTGCGTCGACCGGCTCGACGGGCCGCGCTTCCTGATCGTGCCCGCGACGCCGCTGTCGCTCGGCGCGCTTCGCGCGCAGGAACGCGCGCTGCACGTCGCGCTCGCCGAGCCGATCGTCGGCGATCCGCACGGCCGCCTGTCGATCCGCATCGCCGCGGCGCTGATCACGCAGGGTGAATCGGTCGCCGAGCAGCTGCGCGCCGCGGGCGACCAACTCGCGCGGCCGGCGTCGGCGCGCGACGGCGTGATGGTCCGCGCCGCGCTCGCGCGCAACGAGGTCGTGATCCATTATCAGCCGCAATATGACGTCGCGACCGGCGAGATGACCGGGGTCGAGGCGCTGCTGCGCTGGCAGCATCCCGAGCTCGGGCTGCTCGGCGCCGGGCCGCTGGTGACCGCGGCGCGCGCCGCGCGGCTCGAATGCGAGCTCACCGAACATGCGCACCGCGTCGCGCTCGCCGAAATGGCGACATGGCCGCGGGCGCTTGCCAAGCTGCGCGTTTCGCTCAACATCACCGCCGCCGATCTCGGCGACCCCGAATTCGCCGGGCGCTTCGCGGCAATGGCGAAAGCGGCGAAGGTCGACCCCGACCGGCTGACGCTCGAACTCACCGAACAGGCGATGCTGAGCGACCCGGCGAGCGCCGCCGACCAGCTCGCGCAGATCCGCGCGCTCGGCGTCGCGGTCGCGATCGACGATTTCGGCACCGGCTATTCCAGCCTGTCGCTGCTCGCGCGGTTGCCGATCGACTATCTCAAGATCGACAGCGGTTTCACCCGCACGATCGACGGCAGCGACCGCGACCGCATCGTTGTGCGCGCGATCGTCGACCTGGCGCGCGCGCTCGGGCTGCTCGTGGTGGCCGAGGGGATCGAGAATGAGCGGCAATTGGCGCGCTTGTCGGAGCTCGGCGTCGCGACCTGGCAGGGGTTTCTCAAGTCGGGGCCGGTTCCGGCCGGCGATCTGGCGGCGCTGCTGTAG
- a CDS encoding transcription factor jumonji, JmjC produces the protein MAVARHGTTIWGSTHGDRFADAYPLASATLRHRLADHPLFTLPALADAAGKLPASDVERRVADAANGCDFAMASAGEASVGDSVRAIATGRQWVMLRGIERLPHYREVLPPLMADLDGAIVPRTGARRSLRAFIFVSAPGTLTPFHFDAEYNILFQIAGDKAFATYPSSPPFLSLANREAHHRAGENMLPWRPEFEAAATIHHLAPADALYVPYSAPHWVRAGASASISLSVTWQSDWSLAAAEALAVNPLLRRIGLGTSRPPAWTERPRLRALAARAARRVGLL, from the coding sequence ATGGCCGTCGCACGACATGGCACAACGATATGGGGCTCGACGCACGGCGATCGATTCGCCGACGCCTATCCGCTCGCGTCCGCGACGCTGCGCCATCGACTTGCCGATCACCCGCTGTTCACGCTGCCCGCACTCGCCGACGCCGCGGGGAAGCTTCCCGCGAGCGATGTCGAACGGCGTGTCGCGGATGCGGCCAACGGCTGCGATTTCGCGATGGCGAGCGCGGGGGAGGCCAGTGTCGGCGACAGCGTGCGGGCGATCGCCACCGGCCGGCAATGGGTCATGCTGCGCGGAATCGAGCGGCTGCCGCATTATCGCGAGGTGCTGCCCCCGCTGATGGCCGACCTCGACGGGGCGATCGTCCCGCGGACCGGGGCCAGACGCTCGCTCCGCGCGTTCATCTTCGTCTCGGCGCCCGGCACGCTGACACCATTTCACTTCGATGCCGAGTATAATATCCTGTTCCAGATCGCGGGCGACAAGGCGTTCGCGACCTATCCGTCATCGCCGCCCTTCCTGTCGCTCGCCAACCGCGAGGCGCATCACCGGGCGGGCGAAAATATGCTGCCATGGCGGCCCGAGTTCGAGGCCGCGGCAACGATACACCATCTGGCGCCGGCCGATGCGCTCTATGTTCCTTATTCGGCGCCGCACTGGGTGCGCGCCGGCGCGTCGGCGTCGATTTCGCTGTCGGTGACCTGGCAAAGCGACTGGAGTCTTGCGGCGGCGGAGGCGCTGGCGGTCAACCCGCTGCTGCGCCGGATCGGCCTTGGCACGTCGCGTCCGCCGGCCTGGACGGAGCGGCCGCGACTGCGCGCGCTTGCCGCGCGCGCCGCGCGCCGTGTGGGGCTCTTATGA